Proteins from a single region of Palaemon carinicauda isolate YSFRI2023 chromosome 32, ASM3689809v2, whole genome shotgun sequence:
- the LOC137625632 gene encoding uncharacterized protein encodes MAESVFRLPPPLDPLDDNLADTFKKWRRQVDIYMTASRASLKPKKTNVAIILHCAGPQMVEIFDQFNFETEEQKDNPDDVIRKLEEYCCPRTSEVLQSFRFWKISYKQPFNSFLIELKVQADKCNFQEKERMIRDKIVFSVTGKLQELLLRERNLNLEKAVEICLAYEATVNCAKEMCEVGSENVNKVNNWRTKATDSSFNKDFSDSKNMDRYAVKCRFCGYKHEFEKLKCPAWGKVCEACKGRNHFKAVCKKTVKIVKEKNEEADEGYDHYMWMAPVEMKNSNRLSALLIVNDTEVRFHLDTGADVNAICQRYVKKDQVRPTSVKLAMWNKSKLSPIGETTLNVKNPKNDEIRSVTFIVVSNDLMCLLGSKTCQEMGFVFVNGKAFVSKIDIDHEMSNLGDLGEVKLNVDSALPARILPCQRLPIALKSKVQKELHSLVKRGVLIPETEPTDWVSQMAVVQKTNGKLRICIDPQPLNKALKREYYTLPILEDILPNLKHAKIFSKLDVQEAFWHIRLDEESSKLTTMITPFGRYRWARLPFGL; translated from the coding sequence ATGGCTGAATCTGTGTTTCGTTTGCCTCCACCATTAGACCCTTTGGATGATAATCTTGCTGATACTTTCAAAAAATGGAGGAGACAAGTGGACATCTACATGACAGCAAGCAGAGCTAGTTTGAAACCCAAGAAAACAAATGTTGCAATTATACTCCATTGCGCAGGACCACAAATGGTCGAAATATTTGACCAGTTTAATTTTGAAACAGAGGAGCAGAAAGATAATCCTGATGATGTAATTAGGAAATTAGAAGAGTATTGTTGTCCTCGTACCAGTGAAGTGTTACAGTCCTTCAGGTTTTGGAAAATTTCATACAAACAGCCATTTAATTCATTTTTGATAGAACTCAAGGTTCAGGccgataaatgtaattttcaagaaaaagagcgAATGATAAGGGATAAAATTGTGTTTTCGGTGACAGGGAAACTACAGGAGCTGCTACTTCGAGAAAGAAACTTAAATTTAGAAAAAGCTGTCGAGATATGTTTGGCTTATGAAGCAACTGTTAATTGTGCTAAAGAGATGTGCGAAGTTGGCTCTGAGAATGTTAATAAGGTGAACAATTGGAGAACCAAAGCTACTGATAGTTCCTTTAATAAGGATTTTTCGGACTCAAAAAATATGGACAGGTATGCCGTGAAGTGTCGATTTTGTGGGTATaagcatgaatttgaaaaattaaaatgccCAGCATGGGGAAAAGTCTGTGAAGCATGTAAAGGAAGAAACCATTTCAAGGCTGTGTGTAAGAAAACAGTTAAAATTGTTAAAGAGAAGAACGAAGAAGCAGATGAAGGCTACGATCATTACATGTGGATGGCACCGGTTGAAatgaaaaattctaatagattatcTGCATTACTAATAGTAAACGATACCGAGGTTAGATTTCATTTGGATACGGGTGCTGACGTGAATGCAATATGTCAAAGGTATGTCAAAAAGGATCAAGTGCGACCAACGTCTGTGAAACTCGCCATGTGGAATAAATCCAAGCTTTCGCCCATTGGCGAGACGACATTGAATGTGAAGAACCccaaaaatgatgaaattagaagtgTAACCTTCATTGTGGTTTCAAATGACCTAATGTGTTTACTTGGGTCAAAGACATGTCAAGAGATGGGATTCGTGTTTGTCAATGGTAAAGCATTTGTATCAAAAATTGACATTGACCATGAGATGAGCAACCTTGGTGACCTTGGAGAGGTTAAACTTAATGTAGATTCTGCATTACCAGCAAGAATATTACCGTGCCAACGTTTACCAATTGCATTAAAATCAAAGGTTCAAAAAGAGTTACACTCTCTTGTGAAAAGAGGAGTTTTGATTCCGGAGACTGAACCAACTGACTGGGTTAGTCAAATGGCAGTAGttcaaaaaacaaatggaaagttaAGAATATGTATAGATCCTCAGCCACTCAACAAAGCTCTTAAAAGGGAATATTACACATTACCAATTTTGGAGGATATACTGCCAAATCTAAAACATGCCAAGATATTTAGCAAACTGGATGTTCAAGAGGCTTTTTGGCATATACGGCTAGATGAAGAATCCAGCAAGTTGACAACAATGATTACCCCCTTTGGTAGATATCGATGGGCTCGTTTACCTTTCGGGCTGTAG